GTAGaaaattccaaaaatccaACTGTTCAAGcccacaaaagaaaaaaatgtaaaaataaaaacaagtaaCACATTAATACTGCCAAAGCTGAACAAATGGTCACTGCCCAAACAACAACTTTACATACCCATTcgaaaaatcaattaaaaccaaaaataaaaagatcaaCAGCGCAACAGTTTGATAAACATGTGAGataactaattcaatttataCAGAAGCATACCAGCAACAATGCAGAAATAAGCAAAAAGACCTTATTTCTGAATATGACTATGGCAGAGTTAAAAATCAATATGAGAggtttaaataataatctcCACAAACTCCAACAGCCGGCATTAGATGACAAATCAAGATGTCATATTCCATGCCAAGCACTAACTCCTCCATCATTTTCTGTACAAAATAGGTAATTATGTATACGTGTAtgcaaaaatgaattttttctgattaattccggaaaaaaaaattaccacaAAAAGATATCTTCAAGAATCAATCATCACCGCAAAAACAGATCTTCAAGAATCAATCATCACCGCTGTAATCCAAACAGATTCCAATTTTAAGCCTCTAGTGAGTGGTGTCTCCTTCCCTCCAACAAAACCATAACACAGCTTTCCATTTGACAATCTTGGCCACACAGAGTTttcacaaacaaaaatttggGTTGCAAAATTACTGAAATACAAAACAGAGAACAACCCAGATCATGAAATTGTACAAAGAATTATgggtaattttaaaactttcatttttttttttaaattcaatgttTTTTAAAGCTGaaagttttaatattacaattcacagttgaattaataaaaaagtaataataagaagaagtgGGGTCACAGGTTGATCAGATATTCTTCAGATGATCAGATCTTATCCTAGAAATTATAAAGAGAAAAGACAGGTTTTGAAAGGGATGTGCgaacatttttaatatttgaagacGAACAGTTTTAGTATTTGAAGATTGACGAATTATATACAAACACACTTAGAGTTTCGTTGTCTCTAGAAGAGAAACGTGGTACAGAAAGACAACTAACAATTCTACAAATTATACAGTGGGCTTTcgccatttttcttcttcgttttattttttaaatatacgGGCGAATAAGAAAATTTACGAATTTATAGCTCACccaccattattattattgttattgtggCTCGGTCCCTTTGAATAAGACTATAAGACTATGTTTTAGGGTAAGGATTAAGCATACGATTGGATTAATTTTGggattaattatattttctttatttttgacaagcttcattttatattaaattaggGAACTAAACTCCCAAATCATGGGATTAGCCATTCCAATTTACATATGGGTTTTAGttaggattaattttaataaccgttgtcaatttaattaaccataactaatgtaatatttaatctaataatcactatattaaaattaatcatgaaaattaataataccagtaattagttgtttttatatatattatttgctaatattttgataaaataaaaatatttaaaatatgtaataaacaattaaattaatatttaaatagttgttaaatttaatctaatttatattGTGTTTATTATAATGATGATGGcattattacttatttatttttaaatttcaacttcaacttttttaatataatttaatatagtcGAATCTAAAATAGTACCAAATATAAGATAAATTGTATAGTCcaattaatctaattaaatctaatttagtATAATTCTAATAATTAGTTCAATTTAATCATGCATGCCAAACGTAACATAAGAGTAGATTTCTCTCAATGTTGAGCGAATAAAATCAAGTTTCAATAAGGCTAAAATTTCAAGTTTCTAAATCTTTCTAGACTTTATTTAGAGTCCTAATAAAAATCAGATTATATACATTTGTGcagattataataatttataataaaatattttaaaaaaagtattattagAGTGGGCAAATCCAATCCAACCCAATAGATTTGATCCAACTTAATCTAATTTTGATAGATTGAGTAAATTATTGTGGGTTAATTGGGTCAATTTTTTAAACCCAATTAGTAATTAGATTCGGTTCgattaattataatgaatCCATTTAACCTAACTGAATCCacataaatagtaataataataataataataataataacatgtTAATCCTCAATTGTAAAATCCTAAAAACCTAAACAATTAAcctaatttttaaatcttctttttttagaagagattattttattctcataCTTGTTCCTCTAGACTCCaattccaaaattaaaataactcttttatataagtaattttattatgtgataagttaattttgaaagtaaacaattaatactacataattatatatcatttttgtGCATTTTGTTATTGGATATGATACTAGTTAATTATCTAGAaggtttgaatttgaaattcgAAAAAGAGATGCAAAGGCCGGGATTAAAGTTTAGAAGctcattattgaaattttcttaattttaaaatagttttactTTTTAGCTTTCTTTtacagaaaaagaataaattttattagttatttatatttgattttaataagtttcattttttttctttatttaatttttaattttaatttaaccttCAATCCGATCAATTTAACTCAACCTAACCCGATGATTTATGAGTGGGATTAAATTGGgttaaacatatttatttaattagattaaatgaattttacattttaacaTGTTCAATAGTGGGTCGggttaaatttttacaaatcaTATCCAAACCAACCCATATACACCCCtatcttcaaaaaaaaaaaaaaaaaaaaaaaaccttataCACCCGTAATCGTGAATTATGATACTCTTATAGGTACCATACCTTATGATTTTAGCACCATAAAATAGTCAAAATATcaacaatatttaataattatgattatttgacTCAGACGGCATCTAGTTAAACTCTAAAGTACAGTACTCTAAAAAGATATCGTATTCACAGTCGCTGTCGAAATTTGTAAGGTTGAAGATTTTTCAATGAACCTACAACGTATAAACTCAAACTCTCGTTATTTCTCCACAAGAGATGTGTGATCTCAGACTAGAAAGAGATTGACAAGTCTATATTATGgtgccatttttatttttaaaattagcaaaaactaaaataaagtaaacaatAATGTGCCCCTTTGAGTAAAACGATGTCCATTGATATTGCCGACTATGGTAGACATTACAATTGCGAATAACCCCATCATACTCACGTGTATTAATTATTCTTGGTCTTGGGCTTCGCTATCAGATTTGGCCAAggatttcaattttatttagctTTGATCGGGAGAAATTATCGTTTACGTTTCAGATCCAAAGACTTAGGTggcgtttatttttttatctgaaatatgaatagacctgaattagtctgaattctgaatagatctgaatgtTTGAATccgaataatatgtttgttttttcgtctgaatctcagaaaataagtattaagttgtttgtttttttcaacttaaaaagttgaaaatatgtacttttacatttgtatccttattaaatttaaatatcaaataaataatatattaaatatcacaatattttaatatttataagtaaaattatattcaagtgaatacataattattttagaattttaatatataaaataccataagttttaaattttatcgtatataatataagaaagaaaaaataaggatatttttatgtggggtaaatgtctatgggtgagttttgggatagacatgaaaaataaattataaaatagggatatttttgacattagcaagtaattgacttaattcagatttctccattaagtaaaaagtcaaaaaaattaactaattttattaagtcaaaattatctaaaaagtctcattaagttataaaaacaaacacctctaattaacttaattaattaagttaagtcactttaagtcattaagttaaaaaacaaacgccaccttaaTGTATGTTTTCAGAAATTGCAAAATATGATAATCatcaaatcattaattttactaaaaattatttcatacaACCTAACGATGACCTAAATGAAAACGAATAGAAACTTTGTCTTTACtgtgattttgataaaaattttggtcCAAAAGTGTTGGTACCAAGTATCCCATTTAGTATTAGTCTTAGGTTGGTAGATGACCTTTTCCtgtttaatctttttattttatttcaaaccaAGGATATTTAATTGGCCCACTTGTGATTATCTATTTGCCTAATTTGTTTAAGTCAGATTTGTCGCGTAATTGCGTAAAGATTAATTATTGGTGTCTGTGACTCTGTACTGTACGTTGAgcttaatgaaatttttgcgCGAGCATCAATCATAGAATCTTTTGAACGCATGCCAGAATccatattcaaattttaaaaatgaaagccCACAGTCAACAAACCACTCCTTCcacaacttttttattttccatttttaacaTGTGTAATTTACAATATCTTCGCATGAGGCTCTAAAGATTGATTGACGGTGTTTAgagttttcattttgaacttcCATCTCAGATTGTTTGGTAAATACGAAGAGTTGCTTGCTCACCGTGTATTGAGTCCCATTCAACAtgattcttttctttcttattctttttaatgaatttcGTATTAAGTGGAATGACTATTGCtcatgatatttacaatcatacaaTTACTAAGATCGATTtacatcaaattttatatgacACTGCTCAAATTTTAACTCTCTTAAATATTCGAGGAACGTTAACTCtacttttaaaagaaaaaactatcttcgcttaaatttttttttaaaaaatttaaattaaattcctaCAGTATATTTATAAGGGCTCGAAATAGGTCTAACCACTTAACCAAGTCCTAGTGATTATCTTTCACCTCTTTAGTGGTCATCTCTAGTGGTTAACAAAACGTCTCGATATTTCTAGTAAAGAGTTTGACAAGAGACGGATGATAATGATGGGGCGAATCACCCTTCAGCCGAAATAGTGGGtatcatcatcagaatcatACTCCATCGCCCATGTCAAAAATCATACCATCTTTTCAAATTGGTCGTTATCTTATCTGTCACATAGAGTATCAACTTATTACTCTTCTACTTTACATTGGACGATTGCTAGCATTTCACGTGGAAAGCACATGCGGGAACAATTATTACTCGTCACTACaaccatatttttttacattatcgACCGCGCCGTCAAGACCAGCTTTAGTCTCAACCCTCAAACCATTTTGTTTGTCCGTGAAGGCGCTGTTCCAATAACAATTATCCAAAATAATGAGGAAACttgtggtgcaactgtggtaccgtacTACAATTACATCTAATCGTTGGATACCAATAAACCTCACCAATTCAAGTGCATCCAACGActggatgcaactgtggcacggtaccacaattacaccgtagcctgatcccaaaataataaatttttttctttaaattgaCACGacaaatcaatatttttgtaGGTTAGggattattatattatatgccACAAGGGTTATGAAAGATGGACCAACTGTAAATGTAATATCTGTTTTAATCACTATggtacataaaatatttatgtacTGAGATTTTAATAATAGGTAGTTCATGCGTACCCCCGTATGTATTTGCTCTATTTATGTTCATCTTGTCTGCTACGGGTTTGGCATCTCAAACACAGATGATACGACATCAAAGACTGAGGCACGAACACGATGGCTCTCGCAATCTCTCAACAAAAGATCTAGGGATATTCTTCAAACCTGGCTTAACCATTTAGCGCTGCCTGAGGCCTCATAGGTATGATCATGAACACCTAGACTATTTCCGAATTTTTGAGTAGCAACTGGTCATTCTCAGAAATACGAACAAGGAGAACTCAAAACAAGAACTGCTTAGTCTAAGCTAATAATGATCATGCCTTTCAAAGTGTAGACAACAATCAGTGCCCTAACGGTTCGTAACAATCAGTGCCCTAACAGTTCATAACAATCTCACATCATGGCTATAACAGAGCTGCAAATAAGGCATGCAACTTCAGGAAAAGATACACAACAAGAGGCCACAAGAAGCTTAACTTCCTTTAACCAAATGCAAATTGCAGGTGACATCAAAGAAACAACTATTACAGAATAATACCTTATAGATCTATTCATCAAAATTGTGGGAAACTTATCAGGCTTTGAGCAGTTAAATACCACTTCCAACTGCACAGTATATAGACTCTCCTTTGATTTTCTACTAGACCTGTTAAAATACATATTCTAATGTCTCTAAATCTACAAATTTTAACAGAACAAATGCCCCTTCATTCCTAAATCATTAAACTTAGTCTTTTCAGAAGTAaatgagagaaagagaaagctGGTTTCAGCACAAATTAACTGAGAAAGTTAACACATGCACAccagaaaaatgaaaaggtttGCTATCTAATAGAACCAAAGGAAGAACTGCGGTATCATATGGTCTGGATGCAAATAGTGAGTTGCAAAGCAATATCCATAATTGAAAGGAGATGATGGACCACTAAAGCAACCGCCGCCGGTAGAAGAAACAATTGCCCAAATGTAAGCCAATTAGTTTTGAAATGACTGAAGCCTTTAGTCTGTCACCGAGGAACTGCAAAGTCTAGGAAATGGCAGTAAAGGGATATGGGAAACAATCAGTAGCCACACAAACACAGctcaaaaggaaagaaaaatttgtttaGTACACAAAATGTAACAAGTCCAGGAATAAAGGGGAATCATGGAATTTTTGCCAGAATAAATACAAGGGGTAAAGACAAGATAACAGATGGTTAACTTGGACAAAATCCAGACTTAATCTAAAAGCTTGACTAAGTTCTGAGATtcataagataaattaaatagaGAATATCAAACACTGGGGGTTACCAATACTTCTTCAGGTAAGAAAGTCTAACTAAAAGTCAGTCCCCACAAAACGAACACAAAGTACTCACATGACATAACCTAACCTGGGAAAGAGGCTAATCACCCCTCAATTTGCAATTCCGTGAAGCAGCTTGGATATATCTTTTCTTGTCTCATTATAGGGAAATCTCACGGTGGAACGTAAGGTGGGGATTCTGGGGAACCCATGAGCAACAAAACAGAGCAAACAGACGTGTTTTTTCATTCAATCATTATGATTTAAGAGGCCAATTTGAAAAACCATCTTATAAACATGTCTTAAAAGGATTTTATCCAAATTCTAACACTTTTACAAGCAGTGCAGCCAGACAatcaatatttcaatttctttttatctttttttctgtGGTCAATGTATCATTTACTGATATATACCTTATTCATTTTTCTCCTCCTCAGAGAAAACATCACTACAAAGTGTCCAACAATGTATTAAGTATTCCTGAAGAAAATGTATAAGGGATCAATTAAAATGTTCTAAATCACATCTCAACTTTACTCCTTGCTCACTTTCTTCAAGTACCCAAGAAACTCTAACTTGTATACCACATTCTAATCCTAGAAGCTAAGACTCAAAATCTTCTAGTGATTTGATACAGTTTATTTGATAACTATTCAATAATCTGTTTTCACGAATTGCTGTCATAAATCTTGAACGACAACTGAATCAGAAAACATACTCAACCGTTGAATCTGAATGACAGCTTACATTATTAGTGCATCTTAGGCTACTATGAGAAAAATCcttaggaatttttttttaataaaaggaaaagaaaaaaaacaatattagCGCCCTAAAATAGATTATTGTGCTAAGTCCATTCTTGTTACATTACATATGAAACATTCAAAGATTCTAGAACTTCAAAAACCAAGAGAACAGTCAAATATCAGCAGATATTACCCAATccaatttcaaaagcaaatatttggaaaaaaaaaagtacttatTAACTTGGTTAAAAATGTTTTCATACATTGCTGGGGGGGGAAAAATTCAACAACAGATGCACCAGTTTTTGTGTCAAAAACAGACAGTGAAAGTAAACCCTATGCATTTAAAGTCTGACAAAGATCCAGCAAGCCTTGTCACAATGGTGTTGCAAGTCCTATTAAACAAAGTACAAGAACAAAGTCAGATTAACCGTTCAACAAGCATCAGGAATCAACCATCATCAGAGACAACTAATACCAAAACCAACTACGTGCTACTAACGTTGTTCTGAGAAGCCATGAACTCATCTCAGcaataaatgtaaatacaaataaactaaatatttCTGCTGAACGAAATCTAAATCACAACCAACCATCATTTTGGCTCCCGTAAAAAGACACAAGAAGCTAATATTCCAAgcaattttccttttaagttTTCACACAAAAATGAGCCTCAATGATGAAAAAGAATTGGGAATAAGGTTAATTTGTTTACCTGTGCAGTTACAAAAGTCATAAACCTTTAGAAACCCACTTCCAGTATAAGATTAATGTGCTTATTCGTGCCCAAGAAAACGATAACTTATAACAAACggataattagaaaaaaaaaatttccaagaaAGGCAAATAGAGATTAAAAATGTTACCCTGAGAAAGCCAGCTCCAGCAAGTTGAATCAACAGCGATGCTCGACTTAAGCCTAGCAGAGGCAATGGCGCTGTGAAGCGGCATCAGTGACTCAACACTTCCCAAAGCCGAAACAAccctttaataataattataaaaaacaatttaatccaaataaaaattattattaaattcaatgcATGAGCATATTTAATTAGactaattttatgaaaatatattaacctTGAAGCGCGAGGGAGGGGTCCGGCGGATGAagagaaagaggaaaagattGATTTTGCGCTTAGAGTTGACTGGGATGTCGTTTTGGAACGAGCAGCGAGGGACCTTGAGCCCGCTGCTATTGCTGATCTACAGAACGAAGCCATTTCTGATCCTGATGAGTGTGCTGTTAAGAGAGTTGGGGAGGGAGCGCCTAAACCCTACGAGGGAGCGAGGAGAGATTTTTGAACGTCGAAACGGTGTCGTTTTAGTGCAATGAGCTCAAACACGTGTGCGTGCAACAATCGTGGGCTCAGTTGATATAAAAAGCCCATTTGAATTCACTTGAGAAAGGCTCGtcaaattatataatactTGGGTCAGCCTTTCCTGTTGGGTCGAGCTTGAATTGATGGACTTTTCGCAAATTAACCACAAAGTGGACGACACGCCGTTAAACTTTGTGATCGGCATAAATAACCGCACAAATGAAGGTCCAAGGCCAGCGCAATGTTTCCTAAAAACGTGGCGTTTTGAGATTCCCAGAAACTgtcaaatataaaacattgaaACGCATCGTATTGGAACCGACTCCATTTAGGCATTTGCTAcgatttcatattttttgaCACAAACaaagttgaaataatttcattcTCACTGTTAAATCAAATCACCCACTTATTGACAAGCTGCTCTCCCAGTTTTTTGTTTCTCAAAATCACAGTGAAAGATCACGAACGCAGAAGAGCTCCATCGTCTTCAGCTCTATCATCCATCCCATTGCCTATGGCTTCCATCTTAGCTCGCAAATCCCTCTCCGCTCTTCGCGCTCGCCACCTCGTAAGCCACCCGTcgctttattttattttatttttaactaaaaaaaggAACTAAAACCCTAacaatttattctattttatataataattaggaTGTTATTAGTATTTTCTGCAtagagtattattattattattaacattgtCATTTGAAGGACTTGCTTTGGATTCACGATTCGTTTGATTTGGcttggttttgttttgttttatttatcaGGCGGTCTCGGGTCAAGCGTTGCAGGGTTCCCAACAATACGGGCTGCGATTCAATGCCCACCCTTATTCGTCGTATTTCCCCAGCAAGAAAGGTTTGTTGTGcactctccttttttttttttttccaatttcttGGTCATTTC
This window of the Citrus sinensis cultivar Valencia sweet orange chromosome 8, DVS_A1.0, whole genome shotgun sequence genome carries:
- the LOC102630582 gene encoding protein NONRESPONDING TO OXYLIPINS 2, mitochondrial isoform X2, giving the protein MASFCRSAIAAGSRSLAARSKTTSQSTLSAKSIFSSFSSSAGPLPRASRVVSALGSVESLMPLHSAIASARLKSSIAVDSTCWSWLSQDFAVPR
- the LOC102630582 gene encoding protein NONRESPONDING TO OXYLIPINS 2, mitochondrial isoform X1, with the translated sequence MASFCRSAIAAGSRSLAARSKTTSQSTLSAKSIFSSFSSSAGPLPRASRVVSALGSVESLMPLHSAIASARLKSSIAVDSTCWSWLSQGLATPL